The Listeria welshimeri serovar 6b str. SLCC5334 genome has a window encoding:
- a CDS encoding GntR family transcriptional regulator encodes MTGMAKYMEIYTDIRDKINQNKYEINEKLPDGDSMARVYDCSKLTVKKALDMLVQEGMIIRRRGAGTFVKSHSTNGGEFALGPMSGLVKTFGKDNIKSKVILFSIEKPSKEVAEKLEMQDDYIYRIIRMREVGHKAYSIEHTYMPLAIIPGLEPRHLEDSIYNYIRDDLKLKMQSAHVWVRGDKSNQEDSKLLDLEEPTFMMEIEKLAHLEDGRVFEYSITRHTYESFVFETVFVQN; translated from the coding sequence ATGACGGGAATGGCTAAATACATGGAAATATACACAGATATCCGTGATAAAATCAACCAAAATAAATACGAAATTAACGAGAAACTACCTGATGGGGATAGTATGGCTCGCGTTTATGATTGCAGTAAGCTCACTGTCAAAAAAGCACTTGATATGCTCGTCCAAGAAGGTATGATTATTAGACGACGCGGCGCTGGTACTTTCGTTAAATCGCACTCTACTAATGGTGGCGAATTTGCTTTAGGTCCCATGTCTGGGCTTGTAAAAACCTTTGGCAAAGACAATATCAAATCTAAGGTAATTTTATTCTCTATTGAAAAACCATCTAAAGAAGTCGCTGAAAAATTAGAAATGCAAGATGACTACATTTATCGAATTATTCGGATGAGAGAAGTTGGTCATAAAGCCTATTCCATTGAACATACATATATGCCACTTGCGATTATTCCAGGTTTGGAACCACGTCATTTAGAAGATTCTATTTATAATTACATTCGGGATGATTTGAAATTAAAAATGCAAAGCGCCCATGTCTGGGTGCGCGGGGATAAATCTAATCAAGAGGATAGCAAGTTGTTAGATTTAGAAGAACCTACATTTATGATGGAAATTGAAAAATTGGCCCATTTGGAAGACGGTCGAGTGTTTGAATATTCGATTACACGCCATACGTATGAATCATTTGTGTTTGAAACGGTTTTTGTGCAGAATTAA
- a CDS encoding PTS sugar transporter subunit IIC: MAESKKKSIVNGFINVAQRLGGQIHLRSLRDAFASIMPFMILAGFVTLINYVILEPTGFMGKIVNPDTLKTWQEIGISIGNGTLSVITLLVTVAISYHLCLNRGYKNVIAPILVALSSFIVVTPIAMTFLPEGASKSIEVPNVIPVSYTGASGMFVGIIVGLIATDLFIKLSKNKRMQINLTGNIPPAVIKSFNVLIPIMITVIIFSIVSFAVNQIFSMDFNTLVTTIITKPLSYVTTSLPGFLLITSIANLFFGLGIHQAVISGPLLDPFLLQNMQENMVAYANHQEIPHIINMAFKDTFAVMGGSGNTIGLLIAIFIFGKRKDYKDISKLSAAPSLFNISEPIIFGLPIVFNPLLIIPFVLAPIFSLTTAYFATAAGWINHVVVQTPWTTPPIISGFLATGGDWRASVLQIIIIVVTVFIYLPFLRMDEKVAFASAQKSDAK, encoded by the coding sequence ATGGCTGAATCGAAAAAGAAGTCGATTGTTAATGGATTTATTAATGTAGCACAGCGTCTTGGTGGACAGATTCATTTGCGCTCATTACGTGATGCTTTTGCGAGTATTATGCCGTTTATGATTTTAGCTGGTTTTGTCACATTAATTAACTATGTTATTTTAGAACCGACTGGCTTTATGGGCAAAATTGTTAACCCAGATACACTTAAAACTTGGCAAGAAATCGGTATTTCAATTGGAAATGGTACGCTCAGTGTTATTACGCTTTTAGTTACTGTGGCGATTTCGTATCATTTATGTTTGAACCGTGGTTATAAAAATGTCATTGCTCCAATTCTTGTAGCTTTATCATCATTTATCGTTGTTACGCCAATTGCGATGACATTCCTTCCAGAAGGTGCATCTAAATCAATCGAAGTGCCAAACGTTATTCCAGTTAGTTATACTGGTGCATCAGGTATGTTCGTTGGTATTATTGTTGGCTTAATCGCAACAGATTTATTCATTAAATTATCGAAAAACAAACGTATGCAAATCAATTTAACAGGAAATATTCCACCGGCAGTTATCAAATCATTTAACGTGTTAATTCCGATTATGATTACGGTTATTATTTTCTCGATTGTTTCTTTTGCAGTCAATCAAATTTTCAGCATGGACTTTAACACGCTTGTTACAACAATTATCACAAAACCACTTAGCTATGTAACGACAAGTCTTCCAGGATTCTTACTAATTACATCTATAGCTAACTTATTCTTCGGTTTAGGGATTCACCAAGCAGTTATTTCTGGTCCATTACTAGATCCATTTTTATTACAAAATATGCAAGAAAATATGGTAGCTTATGCTAATCATCAAGAAATTCCGCATATTATCAACATGGCTTTCAAAGATACATTTGCAGTTATGGGTGGTTCAGGAAACACAATTGGCCTACTAATTGCCATTTTCATCTTTGGAAAACGTAAAGATTACAAGGATATCTCGAAATTATCCGCAGCACCGTCACTATTTAACATTAGTGAACCAATTATTTTTGGTCTACCAATTGTGTTCAACCCGTTACTTATTATCCCGTTCGTATTAGCGCCGATTTTCTCGTTAACAACAGCGTATTTTGCGACAGCAGCAGGTTGGATCAATCATGTAGTAGTACAAACCCCATGGACGACACCACCGATTATCTCAGGTTTCCTAGCAACTGGTGGAGATTGGCGCGCATCCGTTTTACAAATAATTATCATTGTTGTGACAGTATTTATTTATCTGCCATTCCTACGTATGGATGAAAAAGTTGCTTTTGCTTCAGCTCAAAAATCAGACGCAAAATAA
- a CDS encoding PTS sugar transporter subunit IIB translates to MKNILLVCNAGMSTSFLVEKMKAAGAEQGIEANIWAVSDAELHENWEKADVILLGPQVGYLKGNTEKVVDGKIPVEVINMLDYGRVNGAAVLDRAIELIG, encoded by the coding sequence ATGAAAAATATTTTATTAGTATGTAATGCTGGTATGTCCACAAGCTTTTTAGTAGAAAAAATGAAAGCAGCAGGCGCTGAACAAGGTATTGAAGCAAATATCTGGGCTGTGTCTGACGCGGAATTACACGAAAACTGGGAAAAAGCAGATGTTATTTTGCTTGGACCACAAGTTGGTTATTTAAAAGGAAATACAGAAAAAGTAGTTGACGGTAAAATTCCTGTAGAAGTAATTAATATGTTAGACTACGGCCGTGTAAACGGAGCAGCAGTGCTTGACCGTGCAATTGAATTAATCGGTTAA
- a CDS encoding helix-turn-helix transcriptional regulator: MKIERLIGIIMLLLQRELVSASEMATMFEVSKRTIFRDIDTLMMANIPIYTIAGTKGGIGIMPTYKVDKKLLTAEDLTAIIASLDGMEQLLSSAETKKTLQKMKNMLDHSSEPPKSSISLDFSNLSMKKELNAKVESLYLAIKKHHLVELSYIDRTGKQTIRRTEPYHLLFRNRSWYLQGYNLERNDFRTFKMSRIVELKTLEETFEARPFVVKPFGGITNTKPMFLMHEVTLMVDKIAREQIVERFDTIEITQQDEDHFLAKVSLPDHEAGYRFLLQLGTHVTIQNRDDFYDNFVEYLKEIQEKYI; the protein is encoded by the coding sequence ATGAAAATCGAGCGACTTATAGGAATTATAATGTTACTTTTGCAACGAGAGCTAGTTAGTGCTTCTGAAATGGCTACTATGTTCGAGGTTTCGAAGCGTACAATCTTTCGTGATATTGACACACTGATGATGGCAAACATCCCGATTTACACTATTGCTGGAACAAAAGGTGGAATCGGTATTATGCCCACTTATAAAGTCGATAAAAAACTTCTCACAGCAGAGGATTTAACTGCAATTATCGCTAGTTTAGATGGGATGGAACAATTACTTTCCTCCGCCGAAACCAAGAAAACACTTCAGAAAATGAAGAATATGCTCGATCATTCAAGCGAACCTCCTAAAAGCTCGATTTCGCTTGATTTCTCCAATTTATCTATGAAAAAAGAGTTAAATGCCAAAGTCGAAAGTCTGTATTTAGCAATTAAAAAGCATCATCTTGTAGAACTCAGCTACATTGACCGAACTGGGAAGCAAACTATACGTAGGACTGAGCCATACCACCTCCTGTTTCGAAATCGTTCTTGGTATTTGCAAGGTTACAACTTAGAACGCAATGATTTCCGGACGTTTAAAATGTCGCGCATTGTGGAATTAAAAACGCTGGAAGAAACTTTTGAAGCGCGTCCTTTTGTAGTAAAACCATTTGGTGGTATCACCAACACAAAACCAATGTTTTTAATGCACGAAGTCACTTTGATGGTTGATAAAATTGCTCGCGAACAAATTGTTGAACGTTTTGATACAATTGAAATCACACAGCAAGATGAAGATCATTTTTTAGCAAAAGTGTCGCTTCCTGACCATGAAGCTGGATATCGCTTTTTACTCCAACTTGGAACGCATGTAACCATTCAAAACCGCGATGACTTTTATGATAATTTTGTGGAATACTTAAAAGAAATCCAAGAAAAATATATCTAA
- a CDS encoding GyrI-like domain-containing protein: protein MAFEIVELKKETFTGNKVEIPEFDPQKGFGPMSEIKAAAYTNFATNEKDYVGINASLDGLQYYIVASVNSESGDTTFDIPEGKYAKFVTSETDRPALDGFIGASYGEVSQSDTVGIAGSFNLEDLREVDFTLYIPVVSK from the coding sequence ATGGCATTTGAAATTGTTGAATTAAAAAAAGAAACATTTACTGGGAATAAAGTAGAAATCCCCGAATTCGATCCACAAAAAGGCTTTGGTCCAATGAGTGAGATTAAAGCAGCAGCATACACTAATTTTGCAACAAACGAAAAAGACTACGTGGGCATTAATGCAAGTCTTGATGGTTTGCAATATTACATCGTTGCCAGTGTTAACAGTGAAAGCGGGGACACTACTTTTGACATCCCAGAAGGAAAATACGCGAAATTTGTCACAAGCGAAACAGATCGCCCAGCACTAGATGGTTTCATCGGCGCATCCTACGGCGAAGTTAGTCAAAGCGACACAGTTGGCATTGCCGGATCATTTAATTTAGAGGATCTTAGAGAAGTAGATTTTACGCTTTACATTCCAGTTGTTAGTAAGTAA
- a CDS encoding iron chaperone has protein sequence MEVFAEYLAEIENPDHRARTEEVLAWVNETFPNLKPEIKWNTPMFTNNGTFIIGFSIAKQHMSVSPEAAGIERFEAELKDAGYSHTKGIFRITWAKPVDFSLLTKIIEFNIQDKANYTSFWRV, from the coding sequence ATGGAAGTTTTTGCAGAATATCTAGCTGAGATTGAGAATCCGGATCACCGTGCGCGAACAGAAGAAGTTTTGGCATGGGTGAACGAGACATTTCCTAATCTAAAGCCAGAAATCAAATGGAATACACCAATGTTTACAAATAATGGCACGTTCATTATTGGCTTCTCAATTGCAAAACAGCATATGAGTGTTTCCCCAGAAGCAGCTGGAATTGAACGTTTTGAGGCAGAACTGAAAGACGCAGGTTATAGTCATACGAAGGGCATTTTCCGGATTACATGGGCTAAGCCAGTTGATTTTAGTTTGTTAACAAAGATTATTGAGTTTAATATTCAAGATAAAGCAAATTATACTAGTTTTTGGCGGGTATAA
- a CDS encoding low temperature requirement protein A, which produces MTERKVSWLELFFDLIFVTAVASTTHLLLSIDNHPDKTAVYFGEYLLMVTPMFWAWVGQTMFFNRFGEKIKLPELYMLPQMFFLILMTASFDLTFSNTYYTFLIGYLGIRIITVIQYFVISRQLRGNPRKVAILLGSVFLLGVITTATSVFFDGSVRYLVMYLGIAIDIVLPLFLSKTLQKVPVDFPHLAERFGLFVIITFGESIVAITTILVGHTLDLYTIGYTLLGFLIISTLFISYFHSFEKIIDHHKKTHGQYLIYGHFFITLSIMLLAANLHLLFEGHLQKDILLFMLFGSVAVFFISKQLVFAAHKKVEVIFYFWKDILLLLLLTGFFFLNLYSDLPLFVSFVSIWICALLDLGLQYQTSKPIRV; this is translated from the coding sequence ATGACAGAAAGAAAAGTATCTTGGTTGGAACTATTTTTTGATTTAATATTCGTTACTGCCGTTGCGTCAACAACACACCTTTTACTTAGCATTGATAATCATCCAGATAAAACAGCAGTCTATTTCGGTGAGTATTTATTAATGGTTACACCAATGTTTTGGGCTTGGGTTGGCCAGACTATGTTTTTCAATCGGTTTGGCGAAAAAATAAAATTACCCGAGCTTTATATGTTGCCACAAATGTTTTTCTTAATTTTAATGACAGCAAGTTTTGATTTAACTTTTTCAAATACTTATTACACTTTTTTAATTGGTTATTTAGGAATTCGAATAATCACTGTTATCCAGTATTTTGTCATTAGTAGACAATTAAGAGGAAATCCGCGAAAAGTGGCGATTTTGCTTGGAAGTGTCTTTCTACTCGGGGTGATTACCACAGCCACTTCGGTGTTTTTTGATGGATCTGTTCGTTATTTAGTCATGTATCTTGGAATTGCCATTGATATTGTTTTACCTTTGTTCTTATCTAAAACATTACAGAAAGTCCCGGTTGATTTCCCTCATTTAGCCGAACGATTTGGCTTATTTGTTATTATTACATTTGGTGAAAGTATTGTTGCCATTACGACAATTTTGGTTGGGCACACACTCGATCTATACACCATCGGCTATACGCTGCTTGGATTTTTAATCATTAGTACACTTTTCATCTCCTACTTCCACAGCTTTGAAAAAATTATCGATCATCATAAGAAAACCCATGGCCAGTACTTAATTTACGGTCATTTCTTTATCACTCTTTCTATCATGCTACTTGCCGCGAATTTGCATTTGTTGTTTGAAGGACATTTACAAAAAGACATCTTGCTTTTCATGCTCTTTGGCTCTGTAGCTGTATTTTTCATCTCAAAACAACTCGTGTTCGCCGCCCATAAGAAGGTCGAAGTAATATTTTACTTTTGGAAAGATATATTGCTATTACTGCTTCTAACAGGGTTCTTTTTTCTTAATTTGTATAGTGATTTACCGTTATTTGTTAGTTTTGTAAGTATTTGGATTTGTGCTTTGCTAGACCTGGGATTGCAATACCAAACTTCCAAACCAATTCGCGTTTAA
- a CDS encoding uracil-DNA glycosylase, protein MMKNWDEFLKEEAKQPYFIKLMEEVAEARTKGNVYPTEEDMFSCFRLCPYDKVKVVILGQDPYHGAGQAHGLSFSVQKGVKIPPSLRNIYKELQTDLEIEPADHGYLAKWAEQGVLLMNTSWSVEEGKAGSHKKLGWATFTNHVLEELNNYDKPLVFILWGNHAIKATSGIDNPKHLLIKGVHPSPLAARGGFFGSKPFSETNAFLKQNGRTPIDWDLNSK, encoded by the coding sequence ATGATGAAAAATTGGGATGAATTTTTAAAAGAAGAAGCAAAGCAGCCTTATTTTATTAAATTAATGGAAGAAGTCGCGGAAGCTAGAACAAAAGGAAATGTGTATCCAACAGAGGAAGACATGTTTTCGTGTTTCCGATTATGTCCATATGACAAAGTTAAAGTCGTTATTCTTGGTCAAGATCCATACCACGGTGCAGGACAGGCACATGGGTTAAGTTTTTCCGTTCAAAAAGGTGTGAAAATACCACCAAGCCTTCGAAATATTTATAAAGAATTACAGACTGATTTGGAAATAGAACCAGCTGATCATGGCTATCTTGCTAAATGGGCGGAACAAGGTGTGCTTTTGATGAACACAAGTTGGAGTGTTGAAGAAGGCAAAGCTGGTAGTCATAAAAAATTAGGCTGGGCAACATTTACGAATCATGTGTTGGAAGAATTAAATAATTATGATAAACCATTAGTATTTATTTTATGGGGAAATCACGCGATAAAAGCGACGAGCGGTATTGATAATCCAAAACATCTACTCATTAAAGGTGTTCACCCATCTCCATTAGCTGCAAGAGGTGGCTTTTTCGGCAGTAAACCATTTTCCGAGACAAATGCGTTCTTAAAACAAAATGGGAGAACTCCAATTGATTGGGATTTAAATAGTAAATAA
- a CDS encoding NfeD family protein gives MKHNFTEDDFVYGESWGLVHRGVLEDKEIDRMKALRDKVVGKKGVAATTLKPIGSVRIDGEVYEARLKTGYLEVGKPIIAVGIDFGYILVNEDIQEGEK, from the coding sequence TTGAAGCACAATTTTACAGAAGATGACTTTGTTTATGGAGAATCATGGGGACTCGTACATCGAGGAGTTTTAGAGGATAAAGAAATAGATAGAATGAAAGCGCTACGAGATAAAGTAGTGGGCAAAAAGGGCGTAGCAGCAACGACACTGAAGCCAATAGGTAGTGTCAGAATAGATGGGGAAGTCTATGAAGCTCGCTTGAAAACAGGTTATTTGGAAGTTGGAAAACCAATAATTGCGGTAGGTATCGATTTTGGATATATACTAGTCAATGAAGATATACAGGAGGGAGAAAAATGA
- the floA gene encoding flotillin-like protein FloA (flotillin-like protein involved in membrane lipid rafts), with protein sequence MTMIGPIIIAVLIIIFLIVFFTLVPVGLWISALSARVPVGLGTLIGMRLRRVVPSRVVKPLIKAVKAGLDLEVNQLESHYLAGGDVDNTVDALIAAHRANIELDFSRAAAIDLAGRDVLEAVQTSVTPKVIRTPEFTGVAQNGVEVKVITQITVQSNIERIVGGAGEDTVIARVGEAVVSTVGETREHTDVLENPNSISKKVQEQGLGDGTAYTILSIDIAEMRIGDNIKAKLDIEKANADMEVAQAAASKRKAEAIALEQENRAAVVAAEAEVPRALSRALEEGNLGVMDYYKMENVQSDTAMRESIAHEDEK encoded by the coding sequence ATGACAATGATTGGACCAATTATTATAGCAGTATTGATTATCATCTTTTTAATCGTCTTTTTTACTTTAGTACCAGTGGGGTTATGGATTAGTGCGTTATCTGCACGTGTGCCAGTGGGACTAGGAACTTTAATCGGAATGAGATTACGTCGGGTTGTACCTTCTCGCGTAGTAAAACCGTTAATTAAAGCTGTGAAGGCAGGACTAGACCTAGAAGTAAACCAACTTGAAAGTCACTATTTAGCAGGTGGGGACGTTGATAACACAGTAGATGCGTTAATCGCCGCACACCGCGCAAATATTGAATTAGATTTCAGCCGTGCAGCAGCAATTGACCTTGCTGGACGTGACGTTCTTGAAGCAGTACAAACTTCTGTTACACCAAAAGTTATCCGTACGCCTGAATTTACAGGTGTGGCACAAAATGGGGTAGAAGTTAAAGTTATAACTCAAATTACTGTACAATCTAATATTGAACGTATTGTCGGTGGTGCCGGTGAAGATACAGTTATCGCCCGTGTTGGTGAAGCAGTAGTATCTACAGTCGGTGAAACAAGAGAACATACCGATGTACTTGAAAATCCAAACAGTATTTCGAAAAAAGTCCAAGAACAAGGACTTGGAGATGGAACTGCTTATACAATTTTATCCATTGATATCGCTGAAATGCGTATTGGTGACAATATTAAAGCGAAACTAGACATCGAAAAAGCGAACGCAGATATGGAAGTTGCCCAAGCAGCTGCATCGAAACGTAAAGCAGAAGCGATTGCGCTAGAACAAGAAAACAGAGCGGCTGTAGTAGCCGCAGAAGCAGAAGTGCCACGTGCTCTTTCTCGCGCATTAGAAGAAGGAAATCTAGGCGTAATGGATTACTACAAAATGGAAAATGTACAATCAGATACAGCTATGCGTGAATCGATTGCACATGAAGACGAAAAATAA
- a CDS encoding NlpC/P60 family protein, with the protein MKIIATRRKSFFALIALMISFSVLFLPTNNALAATTYKMTTTADANIRTSDSTKGKIIGLYKKGTTITYTAKTKNNWYKTTYKGKTGYVSGKCLTTYKAPVATTQSFTSLNNEAKKHIGKRYKIGATGPSCFDCSGYTQYVFSKGIKKSIPRTAKQQYASAKKIKASELKNGDLIFFNYGRGIAHVGIYVGNGKMLNAQNNGVKYDTIKSGYWKKYIAGYGRVTNLK; encoded by the coding sequence TTGAAAATAATAGCAACGAGAAGAAAGAGTTTTTTTGCGTTAATAGCTTTAATGATTTCTTTTTCAGTACTATTTTTACCAACAAATAATGCGTTAGCGGCTACAACATACAAAATGACCACAACAGCAGATGCAAATATTCGCACATCGGATTCGACAAAAGGGAAAATCATCGGTCTTTACAAAAAGGGAACAACCATTACTTATACAGCAAAAACCAAAAATAATTGGTATAAAACAACTTATAAAGGTAAAACAGGTTATGTTTCAGGCAAATGTCTTACTACATACAAGGCACCTGTTGCTACAACTCAAAGCTTTACCTCTTTAAATAATGAAGCAAAGAAACACATTGGTAAACGTTATAAAATCGGTGCAACTGGCCCGAGCTGTTTTGACTGTTCAGGTTATACTCAGTATGTATTTTCAAAAGGAATTAAAAAATCTATTCCACGTACAGCAAAACAACAATATGCTTCCGCTAAGAAGATTAAAGCTAGCGAATTAAAAAACGGCGACTTAATTTTCTTTAATTATGGCAGAGGTATTGCCCATGTTGGGATTTATGTGGGAAATGGCAAAATGCTTAATGCGCAAAATAATGGTGTTAAATACGACACAATCAAATCTGGCTATTGGAAAAAATATATTGCTGGATACGGTCGTGTAACAAACTTAAAATAA
- a CDS encoding GNAT family N-acetyltransferase has protein sequence MEYRIKEMPLEELEPKVIEGLLDHKERLGYRIPPSDTVHISFAALDSEGKVVGGVTAKTNYGELYVSLLSVDQSMQGSGVGMALMEEVERYGRANYCHHISLTTFSYQAPGFYKKCGFTELGRIQDFPLKGEEKYFFVKYL, from the coding sequence ATGGAATACAGAATAAAAGAAATGCCACTAGAAGAACTAGAACCAAAAGTGATTGAAGGGCTTTTGGATCATAAAGAAAGACTGGGTTATCGTATTCCGCCAAGTGATACTGTACATATTAGTTTTGCTGCTTTAGATAGCGAAGGAAAAGTAGTTGGAGGCGTCACTGCTAAAACTAACTACGGGGAATTGTACGTTTCATTGTTATCAGTGGATCAAAGTATGCAAGGAAGCGGTGTAGGAATGGCTTTAATGGAAGAAGTAGAAAGATATGGTAGAGCAAATTATTGCCACCATATCTCTCTAACAACATTCAGTTATCAAGCTCCAGGTTTTTATAAAAAATGTGGTTTCACTGAGCTTGGGAGAATTCAAGATTTTCCACTTAAAGGAGAGGAAAAGTATTTTTTCGTTAAATATCTTTAA
- the proC gene encoding pyrroline-5-carboxylate reductase → MKKIGFIGAGNMGTAMIRGLATANLVEKEDIIVCGRHIEKIQPLETEFNGLLLTTNPEKLVEQADIIILSVKPYTIPEILTSVKDKLTSDKIIISVAAGVTINDLEELTSSTAKIVRVMPNTPALVGEAMSSISPNANVTSEETQQISAIFSSFGESEVVPESLMDAVVGVSGSSPAYVYMFIEALADGAVLNGMPRDKAYKFAAQAVLGAAKMVLETGEHPGKLKDMVTSPGGTTIEAVKSLEDNGFRSAVLSAVQAAAQKNSSM, encoded by the coding sequence ATGAAAAAAATAGGCTTTATAGGCGCAGGAAATATGGGTACTGCAATGATTCGAGGTTTAGCAACAGCTAATTTAGTAGAAAAAGAAGATATTATCGTCTGTGGTCGTCATATCGAGAAAATCCAACCACTCGAAACTGAATTTAATGGTCTTTTATTAACAACCAATCCAGAAAAACTCGTAGAACAAGCAGATATTATCATTTTATCGGTTAAACCTTATACCATTCCAGAAATTTTAACATCTGTAAAAGATAAACTCACTTCAGACAAAATCATTATTTCAGTAGCAGCTGGTGTCACTATTAATGATTTAGAAGAATTAACTTCTTCGACTGCTAAAATTGTTCGAGTAATGCCAAATACACCCGCACTCGTTGGCGAAGCAATGTCTTCTATTTCACCGAACGCTAATGTAACATCAGAAGAAACCCAGCAAATTTCTGCTATTTTTTCTAGTTTTGGGGAATCAGAAGTCGTGCCTGAAAGTTTAATGGACGCAGTTGTTGGAGTAAGCGGATCATCTCCAGCATACGTTTATATGTTTATCGAAGCACTTGCAGACGGCGCAGTATTAAATGGTATGCCTCGTGATAAAGCTTATAAATTTGCCGCACAAGCAGTTCTAGGTGCCGCAAAAATGGTTTTAGAAACAGGCGAACATCCAGGTAAACTAAAAGATATGGTTACCTCCCCTGGTGGAACTACAATCGAAGCAGTGAAATCACTGGAAGACAATGGCTTTCGTTCTGCTGTTTTGAGTGCTGTCCAAGCTGCAGCACAAAAAAATAGTTCTATGTAA